The following are from one region of the Alicyclobacillus fastidiosus genome:
- a CDS encoding Bax inhibitor-1/YccA family protein — MQTYTVSQNRVLGRVFFGLFGTLLAALVGVLVGTQIPTLLIGVLGIVELVMLFVAMFRQRKRAIGFPFVYAFTFISGVTLWPNIHHYAVTLGAGLVIQALGVSAGAFLIAAIVASRTSMDFSFLGGFLFIGLMALLLMGLIALFTGFSSTMNLAYSLIGIGVFIGYILFDINRIAKYGISEQAVPLVVLSLYLDFVNLFLFVLRLMGVLGSSDRR; from the coding sequence ATGCAAACGTACACCGTGTCTCAGAATCGGGTTCTCGGGCGCGTCTTTTTTGGCCTGTTTGGCACACTGCTGGCCGCACTCGTCGGCGTCCTGGTAGGCACGCAAATTCCGACGCTGCTGATTGGGGTGCTTGGCATCGTGGAACTCGTGATGCTCTTCGTGGCGATGTTCCGCCAGAGAAAGCGGGCGATTGGGTTTCCGTTCGTCTACGCCTTCACGTTTATCTCCGGCGTTACGCTGTGGCCCAACATTCACCACTACGCCGTCACGCTTGGAGCGGGACTTGTGATTCAGGCGCTCGGCGTGTCTGCGGGGGCGTTTCTCATCGCGGCGATTGTGGCGTCGCGAACCTCGATGGACTTTTCGTTTCTCGGAGGCTTTTTGTTCATCGGCCTCATGGCCCTGTTGTTGATGGGGTTGATCGCTCTCTTCACAGGATTTTCATCGACGATGAATCTCGCCTATTCGCTGATTGGCATCGGTGTATTTATCGGCTACATCCTGTTTGACATCAATCGCATAGCCAAGTACGGGATATCGGAGCAAGCCGTGCCATTGGTCGTGCTTTCTCTGTACCTCGACTTCGTCAACCTATTCTTGTTTGTCTTGCGCCTCATGGGCGTATTGGGATCGTCGGATCGCAGATAG
- the mutY gene encoding A/G-specific adenine glycosylase — protein MHLRKSSERLAAFAHKLVTWYEQNKRALPWRETSDPYRILVSETMLQQTRVETVVPYYHRFLERFPDVESLARAPEEDVMKLWQGLGYYRRARNLQRAAMAVVEQHAGEFPRAVDEVRALPGVGPYTSGAVMSIAFDRPVAAVDGNVLRVMSRYLGIDQPIDQLPVKREITEHVQHAIEQSVPQSFTQALMELGAMVCTPRKPQCLACPIQDDCTAFAEATVDSIPVKLPKRARKPLTVMALWIEQDGQLLVEQRPDDGLLGSMWQLPCLEVDGSARDEELLAGLARRRLAQLFPGHTEDMTWLVRERADDVREFAEIASAKHIFTHLEWDVRVMRPIGLPFDLKAIDVSSNLQFVPIAQLRQLVWPKVYVNILYDVLKVDVATATS, from the coding sequence ATGCATTTGCGAAAGAGTTCGGAAAGGCTGGCCGCCTTTGCACATAAGTTAGTAACGTGGTACGAGCAAAACAAGCGTGCGCTCCCGTGGCGGGAAACGTCAGATCCGTACCGGATTTTGGTGAGCGAGACGATGTTGCAGCAGACTCGGGTGGAGACCGTGGTTCCGTATTATCACCGGTTCTTGGAGCGGTTTCCAGACGTCGAGAGCTTAGCTCGGGCGCCTGAAGAAGATGTGATGAAACTTTGGCAGGGGCTTGGTTATTACAGACGCGCTAGAAACCTACAGCGCGCTGCAATGGCAGTCGTCGAGCAGCACGCTGGTGAATTTCCGCGTGCCGTGGACGAGGTGCGCGCGTTGCCTGGTGTCGGGCCGTATACGAGCGGAGCGGTGATGAGCATCGCCTTTGATCGGCCTGTCGCGGCGGTGGATGGGAATGTCCTGCGCGTGATGTCGAGGTATCTGGGCATTGATCAGCCGATCGACCAACTACCCGTCAAACGGGAGATCACAGAACACGTGCAACACGCCATCGAGCAGAGCGTTCCGCAGTCGTTTACGCAGGCGCTCATGGAGCTTGGGGCGATGGTCTGCACGCCGCGGAAGCCTCAGTGTCTGGCCTGTCCGATTCAGGACGATTGCACGGCCTTTGCAGAGGCCACTGTGGATTCCATCCCAGTCAAGCTTCCGAAGCGAGCCAGGAAGCCGCTCACGGTGATGGCGTTGTGGATTGAACAGGATGGCCAATTGCTCGTGGAGCAGCGGCCGGACGACGGGCTGCTCGGGAGTATGTGGCAGTTGCCATGCTTGGAAGTCGATGGGTCAGCCAGGGATGAGGAACTGCTCGCCGGTCTGGCTCGACGACGTTTGGCACAGCTGTTTCCCGGCCATACCGAAGATATGACCTGGCTGGTTCGGGAGCGGGCTGACGACGTGCGCGAGTTTGCAGAAATCGCGTCGGCGAAGCACATTTTTACCCACCTCGAGTGGGATGTGCGCGTAATGCGGCCGATTGGCCTGCCGTTTGACCTAAAGGCCATCGATGTGTCGTCCAACCTGCAGTTTGTACCGATTGCTCAGTTGCGGCAACTGGTCTGGCCGAAAGTCTATGTAAACATACTGTATGATGTACTGAAGGTCGACGTCGCGACCGCGACGTCTTAA
- a CDS encoding HPr family phosphocarrier protein: MVEKEVIVKIQGGLFARAAANFVQAANRFRAEVTLEKGGKSVNAKSIMGVMSLAVASGQTVVVRANGGDEQQAVEQLVEFIQTEHLS; the protein is encoded by the coding sequence ATGGTTGAAAAGGAAGTTATAGTCAAGATTCAAGGTGGTCTGTTTGCTCGAGCAGCGGCAAATTTCGTGCAGGCTGCAAATCGTTTTCGAGCGGAAGTCACCCTCGAAAAGGGCGGCAAATCCGTCAATGCGAAGAGCATCATGGGCGTGATGTCCCTGGCGGTGGCCTCTGGACAGACGGTCGTCGTACGCGCCAATGGTGGGGATGAGCAACAGGCAGTCGAGCAACTCGTGGAGTTCATTCAAACCGAGCACCTGTCATAA
- the whiA gene encoding DNA-binding protein WhiA, whose amino-acid sequence MSFAADTKKELTQIDQQSCCARSELRAILGLGGCFAAIEGRRQLVVETENVATARRIYTILKEQFETRCEVVVRKKMRLKKNNVYAIRLPSAAAESVLEQLGWTGVVQDGPLAANWPKPDDDCCKRAFLRGSFLAGGSVNAPGSPSYHLEIYTVSEPMARWVLELMNEYELHARLTPRKKGHIVYLKEGEKIVDFLNLIGAVQALLKFEDTRILKGMRNQVNRLVNCETANLNKTITAAVRQLENIQYIDHRLGLQQLPDNLREVAELRLRYPEANLQELCRRLGNRVSKSGLNHRFRKIEEIADRLRGNRTT is encoded by the coding sequence GTGTCGTTTGCAGCGGATACGAAAAAGGAACTGACACAAATTGATCAGCAGAGTTGCTGCGCCAGGAGCGAACTTCGGGCCATCCTTGGGCTGGGCGGCTGCTTCGCGGCGATTGAGGGGCGGCGCCAATTGGTAGTCGAGACGGAAAACGTCGCTACGGCGCGGCGAATTTACACCATTCTCAAAGAGCAATTCGAAACGCGCTGCGAAGTCGTCGTACGCAAAAAGATGCGGTTGAAGAAGAACAACGTGTACGCGATTCGGTTGCCGAGTGCGGCAGCGGAATCGGTTTTGGAGCAACTCGGGTGGACTGGCGTCGTCCAGGATGGGCCCTTGGCGGCGAATTGGCCGAAACCGGACGACGATTGTTGTAAACGGGCCTTTCTTCGGGGAAGCTTTCTCGCGGGAGGGTCGGTCAACGCGCCGGGGAGCCCGTCTTATCACTTGGAGATCTACACGGTGTCGGAGCCGATGGCGCGCTGGGTGCTCGAGTTGATGAACGAGTATGAATTGCACGCCAGGCTCACGCCGCGCAAAAAAGGACATATCGTCTATTTGAAGGAGGGCGAGAAAATCGTCGATTTTCTCAATCTCATCGGCGCGGTGCAGGCGTTGTTAAAATTCGAGGACACGCGAATTTTGAAGGGGATGCGCAACCAAGTCAACCGATTGGTCAACTGCGAGACGGCTAATTTGAACAAGACGATCACAGCGGCCGTGCGGCAACTCGAGAACATCCAATATATCGACCACCGGCTCGGCCTGCAACAGCTCCCTGACAATCTGCGCGAGGTCGCCGAATTGCGTTTGCGCTATCCGGAGGCGAACCTGCAGGAACTCTGTCGGCGCTTGGGGAATCGCGTGTCGAAGTCTGGGTTGAACCACAGGTTTCGAAAAATCGAGGAAATAGCGGATCGGCTGCGGGGCAATCGAACTACGTAG